A single Candidatus Babeliales bacterium DNA region contains:
- a CDS encoding prepilin peptidase gives MITCLYGTVPTIYFWPYFIFFSALIVTLRTDLETMLISRFMTLTLVPLGFGLSLLGYLPISWYESLTGSVLGYGILWTVAKLFKVVTSKDGLGEGDMELMALIGAFLGPLGCWITLLVGSLFGSIVGLMIQLITHRRLIPFGPFLALGAMTYVLLETQLLLLLF, from the coding sequence ATGATCACATGCCTCTATGGAACTGTCCCAACGATCTATTTTTGGCCCTATTTTATCTTCTTCTCTGCGCTTATAGTCACATTGAGAACTGATCTCGAAACTATGCTTATTTCACGATTTATGACCCTCACCTTGGTCCCACTTGGATTTGGGTTAAGTTTATTGGGTTATCTTCCTATTAGTTGGTATGAAAGCCTTACAGGATCGGTACTTGGTTATGGCATTTTATGGACGGTCGCAAAGCTATTCAAAGTCGTAACCTCAAAGGATGGCCTGGGCGAGGGCGATATGGAACTCATGGCATTGATCGGGGCATTTCTTGGTCCATTGGGATGCTGGATCACACTACTCGTCGGTTCTCTCTTTGGCAGTATCGTTGGTCTTATGATTCAACTTATCACCCACAGGCGGCTAATTCCGTTCGGGCCGTTTCTGGCATTAGGAGCAATGACCTATGTACTACTAGAAACACAACTACTCTTGCTTTTATTTTAA
- a CDS encoding ribosome-binding factor A — translation MSIRRAQKESLFLRTISQLFLQAAQDNPELVDLYPNRVHFAANTSICTVFFITPHGKEYFEQKLPLLKLYKPSLRASISKEIKTRHTPDFIFRYDDQFAKQQEVESLLESLKKEGKL, via the coding sequence ATGTCAATTCGACGAGCACAGAAGGAATCTCTCTTTCTGCGTACTATTTCTCAACTCTTTTTACAAGCAGCCCAGGATAACCCTGAGCTTGTAGATCTATATCCTAACAGAGTCCACTTCGCAGCAAATACAAGCATATGCACGGTTTTTTTTATTACTCCGCATGGCAAGGAGTATTTTGAACAAAAACTACCACTATTAAAACTCTACAAGCCATCACTTCGAGCTTCTATTTCAAAAGAAATCAAAACACGCCATACACCAGACTTTATCTTTCGCTACGATGATCAGTTTGCAAAACAACAAGAAGTAGAATCTCTCCTAGAGTCCCTCAAAAAGGAAGGGAAATTATAA
- the rpsU gene encoding 30S ribosomal protein S21 yields the protein MSKSQKANISITVNDNLDKALRQLKKKIEREGISRDMKRLVYFESPTQKRRKRMIRAIKQNLLRMASQGLLQD from the coding sequence ATGTCAAAGTCCCAAAAGGCAAATATCTCTATAACGGTGAACGACAATCTCGATAAGGCATTGCGACAACTCAAAAAGAAGATAGAGCGAGAAGGTATATCTCGTGATATGAAACGCCTCGTTTACTTTGAATCCCCTACCCAAAAACGCCGTAAGCGCATGATCCGAGCTATCAAACAAAATCTGCTTCGTATGGCATCACAGGGTCTACTACAAGATTAA